The sequence GCATTTCCTGATCAACGACAAGGTCGTCAATATTCCATCCATCCTGCTGCGCCCAGGCGACACCATCCAGGTCAAAACCAAGAGCAAGGACAATGTGATCATTGCCGGCGCCCTGGAAGCGACCAAAGGGCGGACCCCCGTGCCCTGGCTGGAGCTCAACAAGGAGAAACTCTCGGGCAAGCTGGTCAACATCCCCACCAGGGACAGCATCGGGATGCAGATCAACGAACAGCTGATCGTGGAGTTGTACTCCAAGTAATGCCGAAAGGATCCTATTTAAAAAGCCGTTATTAACATAATACAGCTTTCTTTGACAAGGCTTTAAAAGGGTCCTCATTCGGGAAGCCTCGCTCGGTTCAAGCGGTTTGGGCCGGGTTCAATTTCAAAACTTTTGGAGGCAATTATGAGATGGAATACCCTGCAGATGCCCAAGAGCATCGTGATAGACGAAGCAACTTATGGACCCAATTACGGTAAATTCATCGCCGAGCCCCTGGAACGGGGTTACGGCCTGACCTTAGGCAACGCCCTGCGCCGGGTGCTGCTGTCATCCATCCCCGGGGCGGCCATCATGGCGGTAAAGATAGAAGGCGTGCTCCACGAGTTCTCAACCATCCCGGGCGTGGTGGAAGACGTCACCGAGATAATCCTGAACATCAAGAAGATAAAGCTCCGCCTCCATTCCGAACATCCCAAGGTCCTGTATCTCAAGGCTTCGGGCAAGGGCGAGGTCAAGGCCTCCCAGATCGAATCCGACGCCGAGGTGGAGATCCTGAACCCCGAACAGCACATCGCCACCCTTTCCGAGGACGGGGTGTTCAAGCTGGAACTGACCGTGGATCACGGCCGGGGCTACGTGCCGGCCGAGGTCTTCCGCAAATCGTTCAACACCATCGGGCTGATCCCGGTGGACGCCATCTTCTCGCCGGTCTCCCGGGTCAACTTTCTGGTGGAGAACTGCCGGGTGGGCGAGCGCACCGACTATGACCGCCTGATCCTGGAGGTCCACACCAACGGTTCGGTCAAGCCCGACGTGGCGGTGTCCCAGGCCGCCAAGCTGCTGCGCGACCACCTGACCCTGTTCCGCTCCTTCGGGGAAGACGGCGAAGAGGGCAAGGTCGAGGGCCTGGACGACGACATGGTGAAGATGCGCGACATGCTGATGAAGCCGGTGGAAGAGCTGGAGCTCTCGGTGCGGTCGGCCAACTGCCTTAGGGCCAACAACATCTTCACTCTGGGCGATCTGGTGCAGAAGACCGAAAGCGAAATGCTTAAATACCGGAATTTCGGCCGCAAGTCGCTGGCCGAGCTCTCGGTGATCTTAAAGAACATGAACCTGACCTTCGGGATGAAGGTGGACCAGTACACCGACGCCAAGAAGAAAAAAGCTTAAGCTTTTTCCGGGGATAGACAGGATTAACATGATTTCACCGGGCTTATTTAAAAAGAATCCTGTAAATCCTGTCAAAAGAGAAGAATATGGCCTGAGCAATTTCCTGGGCAGACAGGATTAACATGATTTCACCGGGTTTATTTAAAAAGAATCCTGTAAATCCTGTCAAAAATCGTCAGATAAAATTAAATTTTTGAGATAGGGTAAACATACATGCGACACCGCAAAGACACCTTAAAACTGAGCCGCAGCCATTCCCACCGCCGGGCCCTGATGTCCAACATGGTGACCTCGCTTTTCAAGCACGAGAAGATACAGACCACCTTTCCCAAGGCCCAGGCGGCCAAGCGGGTGGCCGAGCACCTGATTTCCGTCTCCAAGCAGAACGACCTGGCCGCCATCCGCCAGGTGGGCCGGGTGGTCAAGGACAAGGATGTGCTAAAGAAGCTGTTCCAGGTGATCATGCCCCGGATGAAGGACAAGAAGTCCGGCTTCATCACCGTCACCAAGTTGTGGCTGCGCAAGGGCGATGCCGCCCTGCTGTGCCTGATGGAGCTCTACGGCGCCCCGGCCAAGGCCAAGCTGGTTGAAGGCGAGAAGAAGGAAAAGGAAAAGAAGGTACACAAGCCGGCCAAGAAACAGCCGGGCAAGAAGCCCGCCTCCGCCAAGGCTCCGGCGGACAAGGTCAAGACAGAAGGCAAGCCCAAAGAGGAGAAGAAATCCGCCTCCGCTAAAGTTACTGCGGACAAGGCCGAGAAAAAGCCCGCCAACACCAAGGCTTAGGCGGACAAGGCTGAAGTAAAGAAGTAAGCTTTTAGGATGAGTTTTTACAGCGCAAGGTTTAGAAATAAACCTTGCGCTATTTTGTTACATGTTGAAACAATTAAGTAAAAATAAATTTATACTGTCATAAAATAGTGCTTGACAAATATGTATCGGAAATGATATTATAACATCCTATTTTATTTTTATAATAAAATGCAAAAAATAATTACAATAAATTAGGAGAAGATCATGGACCACAATATGCGTCCAGTAAAATTATTAAGAAAAAATGACAGGCTTAGCAGGTTTATTGTTAATCTTACGACCATGATATTTTTGATATTGTTTTTAACGGGATCATCAACGGTATTTGCTAATGGTGAACTCGTTTATTCTGGGGTTGGAACCGTTCATTCTCTGGGTTGGGAGGACTTTGAAAACAGTCAATTCAAAAAGAAAGAGGAACCTGCAAAAGCAGCTACTTCGTTATTTGTGCCCGGCGCGCATACCGAAAAGAACCCCGGCATACGCGACTTAAACTACAGCGAAGGTTCGGAAGGTATAAACCCTCTTAACGGCGGTGTGTTTTTACACCAAAGCGATCTGGGATTGACCGGCAGGAACGGCGGCCTGCCGATGACTCGTTTTTACAGCAGCAAAAGAGTGTGGCGGCAGACAATTGCCAATGAGGTTTCATCGCGCCAGGCTGTTAATTATAACGAATATAATACGTATTATACCCATGTCCCGCCCAGCGGCATCATGGGTCAGGGCTGGGATTTTAACATGGGGCGGATGTATTTACCGATCAATGATTCTTTAGGCGCAGGCTGGCCACCAGCCAGGTACAAATATGAAGAGCCATCAGGCATATCGCATAGTCTTGATACGATTGGTAATACCTCCAACTATAGGTCTGCAGACGGCCAGTATTTGCGTTTAAACAATTACTCAACAAGCTGTACTTTAAGGATTTCCTCCGGCAGCGAAGTAACATTTGCCGACGGGCTTGATTATATGTATCTGCCCAATTGGATACAGGATGCGTTAGGTTATGGC is a genomic window of candidate division TA06 bacterium containing:
- a CDS encoding DNA-directed RNA polymerase subunit alpha, yielding MRWNTLQMPKSIVIDEATYGPNYGKFIAEPLERGYGLTLGNALRRVLLSSIPGAAIMAVKIEGVLHEFSTIPGVVEDVTEIILNIKKIKLRLHSEHPKVLYLKASGKGEVKASQIESDAEVEILNPEQHIATLSEDGVFKLELTVDHGRGYVPAEVFRKSFNTIGLIPVDAIFSPVSRVNFLVENCRVGERTDYDRLILEVHTNGSVKPDVAVSQAAKLLRDHLTLFRSFGEDGEEGKVEGLDDDMVKMRDMLMKPVEELELSVRSANCLRANNIFTLGDLVQKTESEMLKYRNFGRKSLAELSVILKNMNLTFGMKVDQYTDAKKKKA
- the rplQ gene encoding 50S ribosomal protein L17, which gives rise to MRHRKDTLKLSRSHSHRRALMSNMVTSLFKHEKIQTTFPKAQAAKRVAEHLISVSKQNDLAAIRQVGRVVKDKDVLKKLFQVIMPRMKDKKSGFITVTKLWLRKGDAALLCLMELYGAPAKAKLVEGEKKEKEKKVHKPAKKQPGKKPASAKAPADKVKTEGKPKEEKKSASAKVTADKAEKKPANTKA